GAAGTGTGAACAGACTCAGCTAACATGGTGGAGTGGACAATGAAAATCGGAATCACATCCATGGCCCTGGGAGCTTTTCTCTTGTGCGTGTAGGAACAATTTCATTTCgatttgtattaagaaggtgGATAGATAACTTTCTATGATTGCTCATAAATTAGCTAACTTAGCTAGGAAAAATCATTTGCGAGAGGATGTTAATGACAGTATTGTTAAATCTCTATTTTTCGAAggttttaataaaaattttctttcttaaaaaaaaaattgatttcagATATAGTGATGGAACATGGAGATAAGGACTAGGGACCAAAGAAAAAGCTACCGCAAACCAGGAGATTGGAGAAATATAGTTAAAAAATAGGTCATTATTGCATTGCAACTCTCACAATATACAAACCAATTTGTGGGTTTAACCCTCCAAAATAAGATCCCGACCTTGCTGAAATCAGCTTAGTATCTAAACAGTACTCtcaggtttaaattgaaaatatttataaatGGTAAGTCGTTCTCATGATTTGAAAAATGGGAATTGGATACGATGACTCGTCTAGTCTGAATTGGAATTGGCCAAGCTCGATCCTGATTTTAGTcaatttttataaatttgtGCGTTTTAAAAAGTCAGAAGAGGTGAAAGTTTGTTAACGAagacattaaaattaaatataatcttttttttaaaataaaattaataattatcATTAAAGAGATAATATAGCATTATAAATTATACAATatatagagatttttttttttgggaggggcgGGGGCGGAAATACAATATATAGTTAAGTCATCTCATTATATACTTAGAAAGTAGATTTAATTGTgaagttaaaaaataaagaaaatgtgTCATTGAGGGAAAAGATTTCGTgcatttgaaaaacaaaataagagagaatgagagacaGAAATTTACTTTATTGGAGGAATGATAAAAGAAATATTCCATGGGAGATTTGGATAAATATAGGTTAAATTTAAGGGACTAACAAAAAAATTCCTTATAAAAGATTCCACACCTGTGATCTTtcttaacccttttttttttattaagatgTAAAGACAAGATATGTTCATTATACCCTTCATGATTTGTTTAGGAATAATTAATTTATGTGGGGTTGGAGTATCACAAAAGGAACTATCATGAATCCAAATATTTGGAGACACATATTGTGTTTTCTAGCTTGTGCTGCTTGGCTCGGATTGGCTGAATCAGATTTGAAAAAATTATGTGAACCAATATGATATTGTCTATTCAatctttttctcaaaaaattaaTGACTTATTTTTTCTTAACACATGATGAAAAGAgtatggtgaagagagaacctCTTCATTCACGGAATCTAACCCTTTTATTGGACTAGAGAATGGTATTTATGACCTTTAACAACACTAAAAGgcgaaagttgtttgaggtgatTAGAATTGATTTAGGAGTAGTTTTAATAGACGATAAGCTGtaagaaagtcatttgaggcgGCATGATCATGTACAATGGAGGTCTTTAGACGCTTCAATATAGAAGAATGATttcattcagattgaaggagcaaAAATAGCCAAGAGTAGACCTAATTAAAATGACTCTGGGAGAAGTGAGGAAAGGCATGCATAACTTAGACCTTGTAACAAGTAAGGCTttaaatagagttgattggagggtAAAGATCCATGCAATCAAACCCCATTtgattgggataaggctgagttgagttgagttgaattgagttgtaacatactaaaaatagtaaaatgcGAAAGGTAATGATAACATTCaatcttttcaaatttcaatcataGCATCAAATCACCATAGGTGAAGATATATATAGCATAACTTAGACCTTGTAACAAGTAAGGCTttaaatagagttgattggagggtaaggatccatgtaatcAAACCCCATTTGATTGGGATTtgattgggataaggctgagttgagttgagttgagttgaattgagttgtaacatactaaaaatagtaaaatgcGAAAGGTAATGATAACATTCaatcttttcaaatttcaatcataGCATCAAATCACCATAGgtgaagatatatatatatatatatatatatatatatatccaatttcaatgaaagaaaaactaaatcCAAATTTTTATGCAACCATGGAAGCCTgtgggttgaaacttgaaacttcATCATttacccctaattttttttataagggaGGGGGATTGCTGCCAGGTTGCGTGATTCCTACACCAGCccaagggccaatgagaacgcacACGGGGGCATCCAATAGGTAGGGGTTTCAAAACCTAGCTTGAGCTAATGAAATCAGCCCGAACCGAACTGATCCTTATTGGATCGGCTTTGGGCAGGGGTATTGTACATCTAAAGCCAAAATGAACCACgctgaaaccaaaaccaagtGAAAAAACAAGGccgaaatcaaaaccaaaccgataaaACCCGATACCAGcccaaaactcatttaaaaacATATATAAGAGAAAGAATCCCACCTGATCGCGCTAGAATCCCCCTGTACCCTTACACAAGGGCGTGCGAAATGATCGTCGCATCCCTAATTATTTCTAGGGTTCCAgggggtgtggcggtcattttgcacgcCCTTGTGTCAAGCACAGAGGCGACATACGTTGCGTGACTGGGTGGTGCTCTCGTTCGCAacatatatcttttttttgataattttgcaACCTAAATTGGACCGAAACCAAAATCAACCAGATTAACAAACCTATAAAAATCGAACTGAAGCATtctttaatggtttggttttataTTCACCCTTACCACACCAAACCGATTTAGCCTGGACATGAAGCCACATAGCTTGACAgtttccccccccctccccaataAAAGAAGTTtcatttaagggtgtcaatcagtgtGGTTCCTAGCCTAGATCTGGTTGTGGTGCGGTTTACATTTTCGACGAGGTGAAATCAAATTGAACCGAATAGGAATCaaccaaaatcagaatcatttTGCATACAATCCGATTTTACcggtttctatttggttttcgTTATGCAATTCACAATCAGTTTACATGTGGTTTGTAGTGCCGATTTTGAGAAACAATAATGAAGACAACCACAGCTTTTCAAACCCTATGTATTCCCGTGTTTTCCCAATCTCACTCTCATCTTATTTCCCACGTCTATGTGTTAAAAAATCATCCTATCTGCAATcgttcttttcctttcttgttccttatttcattttcccccctttttcacTCTCACATGATAAAGTGATAAACAAACCATTTCTTCCACTAGCAAGTAGGGTTTTGTTAATCAAATTTAGCAAGATCCGTCGTTTTCATTTCGTATTTgaacatatatattatatagttaGTCCcaagatattttatttattttatatttttcattattattttattaattaacccAATTGATGCATGGACCAGTATTTGAGTGAGAGGTATCAGTTTCTATTCAATTTTTTCAATTCCTATTCGATTTTTAAAACCGTGATTTTGTggtgcaaatcaaaaccaaactagGAAGAAACCTTAGGAAATCAAAACCAGATCATTTTTATCCGGTGCGACTCAGTTCGATCGTATATAATCGATTCTAGTTCCATTTTGACCTCCTAAGCATCATCGAATGAGTTTATGAATAACGTGTTCACTAAATTTTATAAGAAACCAAATTGCCATGTGGTAAATATTTaatcaaaaatatatatatatatagttaatGAGCGTCTTAAATCTTTCTCAACCGTTGGAGAAAGATAATTATTTTTCTGACACCAATTATAATGTGCATGTGCAACAGTGCACGTGCACAGAAGAAGCTCACGAGCACCAACTACCAAGGGGTTGTCGGGAGCTTACATTGCCGGCAGCAAGGATCCAACGATTCTTACCAGTCACTTGAACAGAGTTTGTTCCAGCTCCTACAGGGCAGGATTGCAAGAATAGGGACTGGTCTACCGGTTCGGAATAGGGCTTGGTGATCCCAATTCTGGTTAATCCAGCTCAACTGGTCCTTGTATGGATTCTTAAGGTTAGGgtatgttttgattgatttCGATAGATTTCTTATCAATTCTGACAGATTCCGATCTGATGGAGACTGATCTGGGTCCCAattccaaaaattttaaaacatgcTAGGCTGTTAAAGGGTCAATTGtcttaccaaaagaaaaaataaaggctGAATTGAGGGTAttgtttcaataattgaaattagATCGATTGAATCACTCAATTCGGATTGGAATTGATTGTGACCGATCCTCTTGATTCCGAAATATTTCAGAGcaatcaattttagggttttgggtactCTAATCACTAGCTAGGTTTCAGATCTTATGGATCGATTTTAAGATtttggggactgatttcagccgaAAATGGGTTGAAATCAACAAGGATCGATTTGGCCTTGATTCCAAGATTAAGATCCTCGATTGAGAGCAcggtttcaaaaatcagaaatacATTAATTgaaattccaatccaaatcgaCTATGATGATTCAATAGATTTTGATCACTTTCTGGCCACTTCCAACTTATTTGGATCAAAACTTATTGCGTGTAAAAACCTTCGTCgtccggttcgcccacggatgagcctgcaaaaaatcgAGTGAGCGCAAGGGAGCCAGTGTGGCTTCGACCTAGGAATCttcgacgctcaagtcaggtctccagtgcaacagcataacagcttagtaaaaagtgagatgagcgtttgagctccatacctgactatttatagagtgagatgagacggttgggagagtcctagtatggtaggaattcttctcttggaaggctctctcgtgtagagcgaagtggagagttattttcggggtcggactcttgttaaggtaagagtccatatctAAGTGTGATTCCGTATTGCGGTAGGATTGTGGCTCAATCCTTATCTCGCGATTCTCGGATTGTGCTGACGTGGCTTCGCGATTCTCGGTGAGCCGTTACAAAGGCTtttgtggagggctcggcctcggagctAGGCCACAGTGGTCGGCCTTAGGGCTCGGCCTCATAATTCGGCTTCATAACTCAGCCTCGGCCGACTCGCGTGAGGTCGGCTCGGGGTCAATGGCTGATTTGGGGGTGCTTTGTGGGCTGAGCTGTGGTGCTCAGCTAAAAAATGTGATCTCTCGGGGACCAGGTCGGCCCAACTTCCCTCGGTTCAGGTCGATCCTCGGCTCAGCCAGGTGGCAGCATCTAATTGACGAGGTGATTCCATGccttatcacaggcccccccactcatctgGGGTCGGCTCGACCCAGATGAGTGAAATTCTTTGGCTTGCTCGACTGCCTCTCCTTGCGACCTAGCCGAGCTCATCCTGTCGGCCATATGACGTTGTAAGGCCTGACAGTTGGGACAGTGCCATGTCATCCGCCCCCTTAATTGCGCTCGAGAAGTCGAATCATCCATTGATCTAGGCCATTAGATCCTGTTGAGTTCTTCTAGGCCGTTGGATCTTCTCTGCTCAGTGGCTATAAGTAGGCGACCCTTGTTCATTCATTCTTCATTGTTTCAAGTTTTTGACTGCTCGGCTAGTTCGGATTCTTCAGCTCATTCGGTGCTCGGTGTTCTCAGCTTTCTAGTTCGTGCTCAGCTCGTCTCTGAAggttcttcaaccagtaagtccccTCTGCCcattatgtcagttggtagtagtcatgCGGGCGAGTTCGCTGGGGCGGCTGAGGgtgcgagtccgagccgagagctccctgcTCACTCCCCCAcaatagacctgttgggctcgacttgGATGAGCTCACCGTAGCAGAGCCGCGTTAGGCCGACGTCACCGAGCTTCCCTTACCCATGGAGTCCGGCCTTGAGGCCCAGCCAATTCCTGAAGACCGAGCTAAGGGCTCGGGATCATCTTCGACCGATGACGAGGAGTCGGGTGAGGAAGGTTCTTCCTGAGATGGGGTCGGCTCGTCTGCTGACGTCCCCGAGCTTGAAGAAGGAAGTGTCGGCACCGTCTAGAGCACAGTTACTGATGCTAACCTCCAACGCCTCAGGGCGACTTACGCCATCTCCGAGGACATCGagctccgagctcctaaccctggggagatggcctgcttcattcgTCCTAGCGAGGTGACCTTGTACGAGATGCCCTTCAAGTATGCCTTTAGGCTTCCCCTGCTTgacctggtggaccagatcttggaccatttcCACTTGTCtccaggtcagctggtgcctAACTCATGGCTGTCCGTGTACGGCTTCCACGTCCTCTTCGATGAGATAAGCCGAGCTACGAGCGTGGCTCTTTTTTCTcggctctttttcttgaagaagtcgCCGGGGTATTATTTCATCCGCCGCACTAGGAAGAACACAACGCTGAGCCAccacaagtttttggtcggAATGCCGTCCTCAAATAAAAACTGGAAGCCTcggttcttctttgcttccatcctGAACTACCCCTTCCGGGCCGAGTGGAAGGTGATCCACTTAGGTTATGTCAACAGGACCTTGCCCCTGaccgagaatgagctgacctcACTCGACCTGATCCACCAGCATCAGcctttcgatgtcctccagctccTTGACgaggggttccttcaaaggtggcatatgacccctggtaggtgTCCGAGCTGATTTGTCTTCAGTCTGCCATGGTCGGCTGGGGCATCCAAGCCGATCTGTTTACttggtcttttctttcttttggcatatttctaacatgttatttctcttgcagtggtcggtcaCATTCCCCCGATGGACACGGCTCGGCTCAGGGCCGAGACCATCGCGGAGTGGAGGAGAAAAAAGGCCAAGAAGAAGTCTCGAGGCGAGTCTTCCAAGACGTTGAAGGGCAAGGCTGTGCTACCGAGCCCAACTGACACAGTGGTCAGCCTCGAGGCCGAGAAGAGCAGAGCCCCACCGAGCCCCTCTCGAAGAGGGAAGGGTCGAAAGGAAAAGCTGAGCCCGCCGAGGGACATCAAACATCAGAAGCATTCGGTCAATTTGACGGGTGGTGGTCCTCTGCCTGTGGCCTCACTGACCGACGTCTCCCGGTACGTCCTGGGGAGGGCCTTGACCAATAATGTCTCACTGAGGCCGAACTAGcacctcttcccaggggactcggccCTGACGTTGGCCACGCATGCAAAGGAATGGCTCGACCCAAGTTGGCTTCCTCGAGACAAGGAAATGCTAGAGAAGTTGACCGACCCCGAGGTCCTCTCCTCCCTGTTCTAAGACTTTAATATGGTAAGCTTTCTGTTCGGCTTTTATTGAGTGGTCCGACCTATTGTGCTCGGCCTTGCTAATGTTCGGTTGTCTTTTTCAGGGGTTTTCCAAGGCCGTGGAGACCCTCCTACGATTCGAACAGCTTCTGACGGCGAACTCCTCTCTTGAGGCTCAAGTCGAGTTGGCTAACAAGGACGCTCGCGAGGCCGTCctgaggcgtcgggagaccgcAGCAAAGCTCGAGGAAGCTGAGGTCGAGGTCAAGAGCTTGGAGGAGGTGGCGGCGAAGCGAGGGGAAGAGGTCGAGGCCTTGAAGGCTCAGCTCGACCGagccaagaagaaggccaaggacGACCTGGCACGGGGCTCGAGCCGAGGCTATTACCGAGTACCTCATGTCAGAGGAATACACTGAGGTGTGCCATGAAATAAGGAAGCCGCCGTACAGCGAGGGTTATGAggctggtcgggccgacctCTTGAAGGAGATAAATGCCGTCTATCCCACCCTCAAACTTTCCCAATTTGACGATGATGCGACCACCGTGGTTGAGGAGTTGGGAGACAATGCTGGGGTGGAGGTCAACCAGGTCGGCCTGACCGTGACTGTTCTCCAGGACGAGGTCGCCGAGGACGGCGCCATCAGGGAGGTTGCCTTCGAGGACCCTACATCCGAGGACCCCCTCCACACTGCCGAGCTCTAGGCTCCCTTTTGTTCTTTTGATGTACACATCCCCCTACGTGGGGTTTtggataacttttttttttttttttgtatgtacgGGGCTGAGctgcccactttttgtaaccatgcCGGGCTGTCGGCCTTCAATGAATAGAAAACTTTCTTTTTACAAATTATCTTAGTGTTTGAGCTCAACACtcatttgcctttttttttttttagctatgCTGTGCTGGGTCGGTTAGGTCGGCCTGACCGCTTGGTCATGAAATGTCTGTGATGGGCCGAGGTCATGTTGTTGTCCACCTTTATTAACTTGTCATTTTCACCGGTTAGCTCGGTCCAACTAGGACTTGATTGGTTGTGTGGATGAGCTGACTCTATGGCCGAGCACAATGCCTTGGATATTTTTGTTTGCTTTTTGGCTTTCGTTCGGCTCGGCTATGGTGAGAATTCTAGCCACCGAACTATGTGGGTCGGTCTTCTGACTTagctgacctatgagggtcggtatTTGAgatcggccaggtctatgaggtaCACAACCTTCTATCgattctgaaatttttttttagaacatgaatgaggtgatggagggcagcaactggatctgcagatcacctcatcagtgttgccctaatgggagaatgaagaacaagagGAGAAGGGTGGGAGAAGGActtgagaatgaaagagagaagaagaagaagaaatcgagaatggaagagaggaaagttaccctaattcgaaacctgctctaataccatgttaacaaatctgaattagagaataaggcttggatgattaatgatcaccccaagctcctAAATTATATTATTGAGAATAGAGAATAGAATTACaagtaagcaatgtgggactaaacccaagtaatagaaacaagaataaaatagtaaaaaagtcAAGAATACCCCCCACGATATTCTagcccatataatccaacatGTAATTTGCGTGCAATCTTCGGCTGAAGCTTGGCAATCCCTAACTAGAGTGTTTGCTCCTTTGTCTCGATCCTGTGTTATGGATCTTAAGGATAGGCTCTTTAGGATGCAGAAAGGTTCTTCCTCTGTTGCGGAATTCCTTCTTTCCGTGCAATCGTTGGTTGATGCTTTGGCTACCATAGATAATCCTATCTCTGACGAGGACATCGTCCTAGCAGTGCTTCGAGGCCTGGGCGATGATTACCTTGATTTTGCAACCTCTGTTCGGCTCTGTGCAGAGACGCTTTCTTTTCTTGGTCTATCTGGCTTACTATTAAATCAAGAGCTCTACCTTTCTTCCTCTGCTATAGCAACGACAGGCCACATTCTCAGTGCCAATGTGTCCtcccatggtggttatgatcaATCTCGTTCTCAACGTAATGGTCGCTATGGAAATTATCGTCGCCCCTACTAGAATTCTGATCACCGGTCTTATCAGAACTTTGATCGTcgtcaatttcaaaattttgatcgTGATTCTGGTTATCGTAATTACTCTGATCGaaacagtggtggtggtggatctGGTTATCGATAGTATGCTGATTGTTCTGATGCTTCTAATTGACGTGGCAGTGGTTAGGGTacttcctcatcatcttctcCCCCAGGTCAAGTCACCTTCACTCTTTCTTTCATGAATACTCCACGGGAGACATGCCAGGTCTGTCATCTTGAAGGTCATTCTACATCCCAGTGCCCACAATGCT
The sequence above is a segment of the Telopea speciosissima isolate NSW1024214 ecotype Mountain lineage chromosome 7, Tspe_v1, whole genome shotgun sequence genome. Coding sequences within it:
- the LOC122668546 gene encoding uncharacterized protein LOC122668546, which codes for MLKEYGYFDSKAVKTPFDQGCHLRKNLGELVNQKRYYQIIGSVSYLMNNTRPDIALAIGKLSQFTHNPGEEHWHAINRLMRYLKDTMNYGLHYSGIPVVLEGYCDANWISDTNKSLATSGARAQKKLTSTNYQGVVGSLHCRQQGSNDSYQSLEQSLFQLLQGRIARIGTGLPGFSKAVETLLRFEQLLTANSSLEAQVELANKDAREAVLRRRETAAKLEEAEVEVKSLEEVAAKRGEEVEALKAQLDRAKKKAKDDLARGSSRGYYRVPHVRGIH